A single window of Granulicella sibirica DNA harbors:
- a CDS encoding TonB-dependent receptor, which produces MKKFFPLALAAAMSFGVSFGPAAPISFAQAVSTNGGSIQGTITDPSNAVLSKASIDIRGIDTGFTRSITTDSAGFYSIGPLNPGTYEVSVSTPGFQKLVVTTVVRTGTATSGNFKLSVGQSSETIEVTAGELQVNTEQAGVSDVLTNEQIQHLPINGRNFLDIAQIEPGVILQSGESFDPTKAGYSAISVGGVSGRTTRILLDGQDITDETVGTTIFNVSQGSISEFQLNRSTQDVSGDITSTGQVLVASQSGTNRIHGQAFYNFQDYRAVFADVQGQKAPFQRNQFGGSAGGPIFKDKLFFFGNIERIKQDSATPISIGSQFPQYQGLSLTTPYKETYSVVRLDYNGPLGGHYFVRGNYNVNSVASAFGDGFQRYANRDNTPGIAGGADFQTGRFTHSFRGSYEKFHNLISDASGGIFNLLPGITFENVVQNLYTGPNDLAPQGTFQSDKQFRYDGSWTKGRQSFKYGYSLNRIQGGGFAAFFGLAPRIRETSGTAIGDPTDAINGYHASSIVLGNGLGFFTEHSGFGLIGGGVGDWREGAYISDTIKLTSNFTLNAGVRWSVDTGRANQDLATPNCSDISSTLDPSLLPCTGSTPLFSAYNPSFTQSHVHQPYGNFAPQIGFAYAPGNHKTVLTGAYGIFFEGDVFNNTTNARTGVIKQGAFFNDKSICASGNFVQPDGTVVNSATVGGVTRSIASICSGSVASAAPYAIALQQLYQQNSAANATSANGAYIGQTLDAAGIYAPNYKTPYSQQWNFGIQHEIAKGAILRADYIHNSTIKISQETDLNHLGASRYLNVTAAKNAIAATTAAAGCAGGSSQAAINCTIAAAGEGAGGANILGGNGILQSFAGNGLDSGANFNGGLSAGFNGVTPNTGAAFPGQNQLLGSGAFLQPIGRSGYDALQVVFRQAKSHPFKFVDRGNIQVSYNLSRIVSSSNNSTGDQFFSGLSYDNDNPNAYIGRANLDHKHQVSFGGSFTMKYGPQIGIVGHFSSAAPTTLLLDNPLTTGNIFQTDVTGDGTVADLVPGTLPGDYMHRVKPTNLGAFIQNFNNTHANQLTPAGQALVAAGLFTQQQLVAIGAAIQPIATLPQARALGNPSIRGMDLNFSYPIRLNRFREGMSLEPAIAFYNVGNFSNFDPSKGPSGTLQNVADGGDGNGGTVNTLTGNVNGLAGPGAIEAYRVGRGSGTFDQGGPRSTEFQLKLNF; this is translated from the coding sequence ATGAAGAAGTTCTTTCCTCTGGCCTTAGCGGCAGCAATGAGTTTTGGCGTCAGCTTCGGGCCAGCAGCGCCGATAAGCTTCGCCCAGGCGGTATCGACGAACGGCGGATCGATCCAGGGTACGATCACCGACCCCAGCAATGCGGTTCTTAGCAAAGCGTCCATCGATATTCGCGGTATCGATACCGGGTTCACCCGGTCTATCACCACCGACTCGGCGGGCTTTTACAGCATCGGACCGCTGAACCCTGGCACCTATGAAGTCTCCGTCAGCACGCCTGGCTTCCAGAAGCTCGTCGTCACCACCGTGGTTCGTACCGGTACGGCGACCAGCGGTAACTTCAAGCTGTCCGTCGGACAGTCGAGCGAGACCATCGAGGTCACCGCCGGCGAGCTTCAGGTGAACACCGAGCAGGCAGGAGTCTCCGACGTCCTCACCAACGAGCAGATTCAGCACCTGCCGATCAATGGACGCAACTTCCTCGACATCGCGCAAATCGAGCCGGGCGTCATCCTCCAGTCGGGTGAGAGCTTCGATCCCACCAAGGCCGGCTATTCCGCTATCTCGGTCGGCGGCGTCTCTGGACGTACCACCCGTATCCTCCTCGATGGTCAGGACATCACGGACGAAACCGTCGGCACGACCATCTTCAACGTCTCGCAGGGTTCCATCTCCGAGTTCCAGCTCAACCGCTCGACGCAGGACGTCTCGGGCGATATCACTTCGACCGGGCAGGTTCTCGTCGCCAGCCAGAGCGGAACCAACCGCATCCACGGCCAGGCCTTCTACAACTTCCAGGATTACCGCGCCGTGTTCGCGGATGTTCAGGGCCAGAAGGCCCCCTTCCAGCGCAACCAGTTTGGTGGAAGTGCCGGCGGCCCCATCTTCAAGGACAAGCTCTTCTTCTTCGGCAACATCGAACGCATCAAGCAGGACAGCGCCACGCCGATCTCGATCGGATCCCAGTTTCCGCAGTATCAGGGCCTATCCCTTACCACTCCCTACAAGGAAACCTATTCGGTTGTCCGCTTGGACTATAACGGTCCCCTCGGCGGTCACTACTTCGTACGTGGCAACTACAACGTAAACTCGGTCGCCAGCGCCTTCGGCGACGGCTTCCAGCGCTATGCGAATCGTGACAATACCCCGGGCATCGCCGGTGGTGCCGACTTCCAGACCGGTCGCTTTACCCACTCCTTCCGCGGCTCCTATGAGAAGTTCCACAACCTGATCTCCGACGCGAGCGGTGGTATCTTCAACCTTCTGCCTGGAATCACGTTCGAGAACGTCGTTCAGAACCTTTACACCGGGCCGAACGACCTCGCCCCACAAGGCACCTTCCAGTCCGACAAGCAGTTCCGTTATGACGGAAGCTGGACTAAGGGCCGTCAAAGCTTCAAGTATGGCTACAGCCTCAACCGTATCCAGGGTGGCGGCTTCGCGGCCTTCTTCGGACTCGCGCCGCGCATCCGCGAGACCTCCGGAACCGCCATTGGCGATCCGACCGATGCCATCAACGGCTACCATGCCAGCTCGATCGTACTTGGAAACGGCTTGGGATTCTTCACCGAGCACTCGGGCTTCGGGCTCATCGGTGGTGGAGTGGGCGACTGGCGTGAAGGCGCTTACATCAGTGACACCATCAAGCTCACGTCGAATTTTACCCTCAACGCCGGCGTCCGCTGGAGCGTCGACACCGGTCGCGCCAACCAGGACCTTGCCACCCCCAACTGCTCGGATATCAGCAGTACGTTGGATCCCAGCCTTCTTCCCTGCACTGGCAGTACGCCACTCTTCTCGGCCTATAACCCCAGCTTCACCCAGAGTCACGTCCACCAGCCCTACGGAAACTTCGCTCCTCAAATTGGCTTCGCGTACGCCCCGGGTAACCACAAGACCGTGCTCACCGGCGCTTACGGCATCTTCTTCGAGGGAGACGTATTCAACAACACCACCAACGCCCGCACCGGCGTCATCAAGCAAGGCGCCTTCTTCAACGACAAATCGATCTGCGCGTCGGGAAACTTCGTGCAGCCCGACGGAACCGTAGTAAACAGCGCGACGGTCGGCGGGGTCACTCGCTCCATCGCATCGATCTGCTCCGGTTCAGTTGCCTCAGCCGCTCCGTATGCAATCGCCCTTCAGCAGCTCTACCAGCAGAACAGCGCTGCAAACGCTACCTCGGCAAACGGCGCCTATATCGGGCAGACGCTCGATGCCGCCGGCATCTACGCCCCCAACTACAAAACCCCTTACTCGCAGCAGTGGAACTTCGGCATCCAGCATGAGATCGCCAAGGGCGCGATCCTTCGTGCGGACTACATCCACAACAGCACCATCAAGATCTCGCAAGAGACCGATCTGAACCATCTTGGGGCCTCCCGCTACTTGAACGTCACTGCGGCCAAGAATGCCATTGCCGCAACAACGGCGGCTGCGGGTTGCGCGGGTGGCTCTTCTCAGGCTGCCATCAATTGCACCATTGCAGCAGCTGGCGAGGGTGCCGGTGGCGCCAACATCCTGGGCGGCAACGGAATACTGCAGTCTTTCGCCGGCAACGGTCTTGACTCCGGTGCGAACTTCAATGGCGGGCTGTCAGCTGGTTTCAATGGTGTGACCCCAAACACCGGTGCTGCCTTCCCTGGTCAGAATCAGCTGCTCGGTTCAGGTGCATTCCTTCAGCCCATCGGCCGTTCTGGCTACGACGCTCTCCAGGTCGTCTTCCGTCAGGCCAAGTCGCATCCGTTCAAATTCGTCGATCGCGGCAATATCCAGGTGTCCTATAACCTGTCTCGTATCGTGAGCAGCAGCAACAACTCCACGGGTGACCAGTTCTTCAGCGGTCTCTCCTACGATAACGACAACCCGAACGCCTACATCGGTCGCGCGAACCTCGACCACAAGCACCAGGTATCCTTCGGCGGCTCCTTCACCATGAAGTACGGACCGCAGATCGGCATCGTCGGCCACTTCAGCTCGGCTGCGCCGACGACCCTGCTCCTCGACAACCCGCTCACCACCGGCAACATCTTCCAGACCGACGTCACCGGTGACGGTACAGTGGCTGATCTGGTTCCCGGAACCCTCCCGGGCGATTACATGCATCGCGTCAAGCCAACCAATCTTGGTGCCTTCATCCAGAACTTCAACAACACCCATGCCAACCAGCTCACCCCGGCAGGACAGGCGCTCGTAGCCGCCGGCCTCTTCACTCAGCAGCAGTTGGTCGCGATCGGTGCAGCCATTCAACCTATCGCCACCCTTCCCCAGGCGCGTGCCCTTGGCAATCCATCCATTCGTGGCATGGATCTGAACTTCTCCTATCCGATTCGTCTCAATCGGTTCCGGGAAGGAATGAGCCTCGAGCCTGCGATCGCCTTCTACAACGTCGGAAACTTCAGCAACTTCGATCCCAGCAAGGGCCCCTCAGGTACTCTGCAGAATGTCGCGGACGGGGGTGACGGGAATGGCGGTACGGTCAACACCTTGACGGGGAATGTCAACGGCTTGGCTGGTCCGGGAGCAATCGAGGCATACCGTGTCGGTCGTGGATCCGGTACCTTCGATCAGGGCGGTCCTCGCTCTACCGAGTTCCAGCTCAAGCTGAACTTCTAA
- a CDS encoding 23S rRNA (pseudouridine(1915)-N(3))-methyltransferase RlmH: MMEIVQSWIAPRTTERAAAGGDLIADYHQRSARYCPCERESFLDEGAFWGWVEKQGGRGRTFIVLLDSRGKQMSSEAFAERLGRLRDDGVRRLVLAIGPADGWTAASRERADLLLSFGLMTLPHQLARVVLAEQVYRALTILAGHPYHCGH; encoded by the coding sequence ATGATGGAGATCGTTCAGAGCTGGATTGCGCCACGCACCACGGAACGGGCGGCGGCGGGGGGCGATCTGATCGCGGATTATCACCAGCGGAGCGCGCGCTATTGCCCGTGCGAGCGGGAGTCGTTTTTGGATGAGGGGGCGTTCTGGGGCTGGGTGGAGAAGCAGGGCGGCCGGGGAAGGACGTTTATCGTGCTGCTGGATTCGCGGGGGAAACAGATGTCGTCGGAGGCCTTTGCCGAGAGGCTTGGGCGGCTTCGGGATGACGGGGTGAGGCGGCTGGTGCTGGCGATCGGGCCGGCGGACGGGTGGACAGCGGCTTCGCGGGAGAGGGCGGATCTACTGCTGTCGTTTGGGCTGATGACGCTTCCGCATCAATTAGCGCGGGTGGTTCTGGCGGAACAGGTGTACCGGGCGCTCACGATCCTGGCGGGGCATCCCTATCATTGTGGGCATTAG
- the accD gene encoding acetyl-CoA carboxylase, carboxyltransferase subunit beta, which yields MTWFKREDHEIINDSEKTVRTEGLWIKCDNCRKILWKADLEANLQVCMYCGKHFRIDARSRIEILMEPGFELVDLELKSTDPLNFCDLKPYKRRLAEAQEKTGLNDAIVNAIGQIGSHDVVMSVMEYGFIGGSMGAVVGETIARAIDRSLATSNPLIIVAASGGARMMEGIASLMQLAKISSGLARLDDAKIPYISVMTDPTTGGVTASFAMLGDLNIAEPGALIGFAGPRVIEQTIRQKLPEGFQRSEFLLQHGFLDAIVPRKEMKGYLAQALDWMAPKA from the coding sequence ATGACCTGGTTCAAACGAGAAGATCACGAGATCATCAACGACTCCGAGAAGACGGTACGGACGGAGGGTCTCTGGATCAAGTGCGACAACTGCCGGAAGATCCTGTGGAAGGCCGATTTAGAAGCGAACCTTCAGGTCTGCATGTACTGTGGGAAGCACTTCCGGATCGACGCGCGGAGCCGGATCGAGATCCTGATGGAACCGGGTTTTGAACTGGTTGACCTGGAGCTGAAGTCGACGGACCCCCTGAACTTCTGCGATCTGAAGCCTTACAAGAGAAGGCTGGCGGAGGCGCAGGAGAAAACCGGGTTAAATGATGCGATCGTGAATGCAATCGGGCAGATTGGCTCCCACGACGTTGTGATGAGCGTGATGGAGTATGGGTTCATCGGCGGAAGCATGGGAGCGGTCGTTGGGGAGACGATTGCCCGGGCTATCGATCGGTCGCTGGCGACGTCGAATCCGCTGATCATCGTTGCAGCCTCAGGCGGAGCGAGGATGATGGAGGGGATCGCGTCGCTGATGCAGTTGGCGAAGATCTCGAGCGGGCTTGCCCGGCTGGATGACGCGAAGATTCCCTATATCTCGGTGATGACGGATCCGACTACCGGTGGCGTTACAGCGAGTTTTGCGATGCTTGGGGATTTGAATATCGCGGAACCGGGTGCGCTGATTGGGTTTGCGGGGCCGCGGGTGATCGAGCAGACGATCCGGCAGAAGCTCCCGGAGGGGTTCCAGCGGTCGGAGTTTCTGCTGCAGCATGGGTTTCTGGATGCAATCGTGCCGCGCAAAGAGATGAAGGGGTACCTCGCGCAGGCGCTGGACTGGATGGCTCCGAAGGCTTAG
- a CDS encoding M20/M25/M40 family metallo-hydrolase translates to MSIARSAVHRSICFATLACLTLPTLLPAQKKSLDAKAEKKAESAYGPQPAQESLDLTMYQRIREEGLRHSHVMEFAGALNDGIGPRLTGSPNMAKANAWTRDTLTKIGLENAHLEDWGEFGMGWQQINTWVRMVSPDPEPLWAQAAPWSPPTKGPITADAVYVELQDEASLDKFKGKLSGKIVLLGAMRATPDITDPLFTRYTPEQLKEMEGPQASRAGAYPIAERLRLAALRTKALKLMVDEGVVAIITPSRDGSSGGGTGIIFDDNGANLIRGAQTRENAVTIPNAVMVVEQYNRLGRLLQNKVPVTLELNIETKTTGDHEHGFNTVAEIPGTDPKLKDEVVMVGGHLDSWISGTGATDNGAGSVVAMEAVRILKTLGIKPRRTIRIALWSGEEQGLYGSLGYVKTHFGDFEPSRTPDPAGTPSFMSRNHGPLKTTKEWETLDAYYNLDNGTGMVRGVYTQGNFAIAPIFKQWIAPLADLGVSTITTRDTGGTDHLAFDAVGLPGFQFIQDPMDYATRTHHSNMDTVDRLHATDLEEAAVVEAIFLYNTSEREAMMPRKPFPHPENEKQLSAPIEGIYPNATGPADTTH, encoded by the coding sequence ATGTCCATCGCCCGCTCCGCCGTGCATCGGAGCATCTGCTTCGCCACGCTCGCCTGCCTCACCCTCCCCACGCTTCTCCCCGCCCAGAAAAAGTCGCTCGACGCCAAGGCCGAAAAGAAGGCTGAAAGCGCCTACGGCCCGCAGCCCGCGCAGGAAAGCCTCGACCTCACCATGTACCAGCGCATACGCGAAGAAGGCCTCCGCCACTCGCACGTAATGGAATTCGCCGGAGCTCTTAATGACGGCATCGGTCCGCGCCTCACCGGCTCGCCGAATATGGCCAAGGCCAACGCCTGGACCCGCGACACCTTGACTAAGATCGGCCTCGAAAACGCGCACCTTGAAGACTGGGGCGAGTTCGGCATGGGCTGGCAGCAGATCAACACCTGGGTCCGTATGGTCTCGCCCGATCCCGAACCGCTCTGGGCCCAGGCCGCCCCATGGTCGCCGCCCACCAAGGGTCCAATCACCGCCGACGCCGTCTACGTCGAGCTTCAGGACGAAGCCTCGCTCGACAAGTTCAAGGGCAAGCTCTCCGGCAAAATCGTTCTTCTCGGCGCCATGCGCGCCACGCCCGACATTACCGATCCGCTCTTCACCCGCTATACCCCCGAGCAGCTCAAGGAGATGGAGGGCCCCCAGGCTTCGCGTGCCGGAGCCTATCCCATCGCAGAACGTCTCCGCCTCGCCGCCCTACGCACAAAGGCCCTCAAGCTCATGGTCGATGAAGGTGTCGTGGCCATCATCACTCCCTCCCGCGATGGTTCAAGCGGCGGCGGAACCGGCATCATCTTCGACGACAACGGCGCCAACCTCATCCGTGGGGCCCAGACCCGCGAGAACGCCGTCACCATCCCCAACGCCGTCATGGTCGTCGAGCAGTACAACCGCCTCGGCCGTCTCCTCCAGAACAAGGTTCCAGTCACCCTCGAGCTCAACATCGAGACCAAGACCACCGGTGACCACGAGCACGGCTTCAATACCGTGGCCGAGATCCCCGGTACCGATCCCAAGCTGAAGGATGAGGTCGTCATGGTCGGCGGCCATCTCGATAGCTGGATCTCCGGCACCGGCGCTACTGATAATGGAGCCGGCTCCGTCGTAGCGATGGAGGCCGTCCGCATCCTCAAGACGCTCGGCATCAAGCCCCGCCGGACCATCCGCATCGCTCTCTGGTCCGGTGAAGAGCAGGGCCTCTACGGCTCCCTGGGCTATGTGAAGACTCACTTCGGTGACTTCGAGCCCTCCAGGACCCCCGATCCGGCAGGAACACCCTCTTTCATGAGCCGCAACCACGGCCCGCTCAAGACGACAAAAGAGTGGGAGACTCTCGATGCCTACTACAATCTCGATAACGGCACAGGCATGGTCCGCGGCGTCTACACCCAGGGCAACTTCGCCATCGCGCCCATCTTCAAGCAGTGGATCGCCCCGCTCGCCGACCTCGGGGTCTCCACGATCACCACGCGCGACACCGGCGGCACCGATCACCTCGCCTTCGACGCCGTCGGCCTCCCCGGCTTCCAGTTCATCCAGGATCCGATGGACTACGCTACCCGCACCCACCACTCCAACATGGATACCGTCGACCGTCTCCACGCCACCGATCTTGAGGAGGCAGCCGTCGTCGAAGCCATCTTCCTCTACAACACCTCCGAACGCGAAGCCATGATGCCCCGCAAGCCCTTTCCGCATCCCGAAAACGAGAAGCAGCTCTCCGCGCCCATCGAAGGGATCTACCCAAACGCCACCGGCCCTGCGGATACCACCCACTAG
- the ruvA gene encoding Holliday junction branch migration protein RuvA — protein sequence MIAHLRGRLLTKSPNQAIVECAGVGYEVAISVTTFTSIPNEGSEIALHIYTRVAEDQLALFGFAELHEKRLFEKLLTITGIGPKLAITVLSGIAPERLVNAIRGSDHATLTKIPGIGKKTAERVVLELKDKLDDLAYPSATPQTTTTTHYGPAAEDALSALVNLGYPRPAAQKAIEGAIARHPESAADFESLFRAAMSSIR from the coding sequence ATGATTGCCCACCTGCGCGGCCGCCTTCTCACCAAATCCCCCAACCAGGCAATCGTCGAATGCGCCGGCGTAGGTTACGAAGTGGCCATCTCCGTCACGACTTTTACCTCAATCCCCAACGAGGGGAGCGAGATAGCTCTCCACATCTACACCAGGGTGGCCGAGGATCAGCTAGCCCTCTTCGGCTTCGCCGAACTGCACGAAAAACGCCTCTTCGAGAAGCTCTTGACGATCACAGGCATAGGCCCGAAGCTGGCAATTACGGTCCTGAGCGGCATAGCCCCCGAACGCCTCGTCAACGCCATCCGAGGCTCCGATCACGCAACCCTTACAAAAATCCCCGGAATCGGCAAGAAAACTGCCGAAAGAGTCGTCCTGGAGCTGAAAGATAAACTGGACGACCTTGCCTACCCCTCCGCCACTCCACAAACCACCACCACGACCCACTACGGCCCCGCCGCCGAAGACGCCCTCTCGGCATTGGTCAACCTAGGCTACCCGCGCCCCGCCGCCCAGAAGGCCATCGAAGGTGCCATCGCCCGCCACCCCGAATCCGCCGCCGACTTCGAGTCTCTCTTCCGCGCAGCCATGTCCAGCATTCGCTGA
- a CDS encoding DUF1059 domain-containing protein has product MAAKKHFHCKDVGYDCNWQLEGNSEDEMLPVIEKHAAEVHNLTHFKDQAVEHVLEAIRRNG; this is encoded by the coding sequence ATGGCCGCGAAGAAGCACTTCCACTGCAAGGACGTAGGCTACGACTGCAATTGGCAGCTCGAAGGAAACTCCGAAGACGAGATGCTCCCCGTCATCGAGAAGCACGCGGCCGAGGTCCACAACCTGACCCACTTCAAGGACCAGGCCGTCGAGCACGTCCTCGAAGCCATTCGTCGCAACGGCTAA
- a CDS encoding PspA/IM30 family protein: MALLERVATLLRANINDLIERAEDPEKLARQLVLDMENQLLQVKTQVAIAIADQHLLQKKRKDHEASAQEWHHKAELAVTRQQDDLARAALERSLASQQLAEGFTQQLEDQTTETENLRAAYNRLQQKLAETRTETDLLIARARRARAIQKATPSGAQDPTTTLNRLRTTITQTESTNAAHNALLTEPTLEDQFQNMEREDKVEALLQDLKNRNQNRLLQ; this comes from the coding sequence ATGGCCCTCCTCGAACGCGTAGCCACCCTCCTCCGCGCCAACATCAACGACCTCATTGAGCGCGCCGAGGACCCCGAAAAACTGGCCCGCCAGTTAGTCCTGGACATGGAAAACCAGCTCCTTCAGGTGAAGACCCAGGTAGCCATCGCCATCGCCGACCAGCACCTCCTCCAGAAGAAGCGCAAAGACCACGAAGCCTCTGCCCAGGAGTGGCATCACAAGGCCGAGCTTGCCGTCACCCGCCAGCAGGACGACCTCGCCCGTGCCGCCCTCGAGCGTTCCCTCGCCAGCCAGCAGCTAGCCGAGGGCTTCACCCAGCAGTTGGAGGATCAAACCACCGAGACCGAAAACCTCCGCGCCGCCTACAACCGCCTCCAGCAAAAACTAGCCGAGACCCGCACCGAGACCGACCTCCTGATCGCCCGCGCCCGCCGCGCCCGCGCCATCCAGAAGGCTACCCCGTCAGGCGCTCAAGACCCCACCACCACCCTCAACCGCCTCCGCACCACCATCACCCAGACCGAATCCACCAACGCCGCCCACAACGCCCTCCTCACCGAGCCCACCCTCGAAGACCAGTTCCAGAACATGGAGCGCGAAGACAAGGTCGAAGCCCTCCTCCAGGACCTGAAAAACCGAAACCAGAACCGCCTACTCCAATAG
- a CDS encoding flotillin family protein, whose protein sequence is MSTSVIVVVGLVILATLILFSSIGRLYRKAGPNEAIIVYGYRAARVITKGGAVIFPVVETYRALTLELMSFDVAPQQDLYTKQGVAVTVEAVAQIKVRSDHESILTAAEQFLSKTPDQKEALIRLVMEGHLRGIIGQLTVEQIVKEPEMVAERMRATCLDDLSKMGLEVVSFTIREVRDKNEYITNMGRPDVARIKRDAEIAAAEAERDTAIRRANALREAAIAKAASDQDRVIAETASLAKQAQAQRDLDIQKAQFTEQSRRQEAQADKAYELQTNVMQQQVVAEQQKILQVEKEAQIKVQEAEIARHENELISTVLKASEIEARRITNIATAEKSRATIQAEGLAAAARVQGEAQAAITRLQGQAEADVIFQKGEAEAKAMNVKAEAYQEWTQAAIVDKLITNMAEVVRAMAEPLSKVDKITIISTGEESGGGMGASRVTGEVTKIAAQVPALLESLTGMKMSDLMGQIKPMEPRSETSSEIKPN, encoded by the coding sequence ATGTCCACCTCCGTCATCGTCGTCGTCGGCCTCGTCATTCTCGCCACGCTCATCCTCTTCTCGTCCATAGGCCGCCTCTACCGCAAGGCCGGCCCCAACGAAGCCATCATCGTCTACGGCTACCGTGCCGCGCGCGTCATCACCAAGGGCGGCGCCGTCATCTTCCCGGTCGTCGAAACCTACCGCGCCCTCACCCTCGAGCTCATGAGCTTCGACGTCGCGCCCCAGCAGGACCTCTACACCAAGCAGGGCGTCGCCGTCACCGTCGAAGCCGTCGCCCAGATCAAGGTCCGCTCGGACCACGAGTCCATCCTCACCGCCGCCGAGCAGTTCCTCTCGAAGACCCCCGACCAGAAGGAGGCCCTCATCCGCCTCGTCATGGAAGGCCATCTCCGCGGCATCATCGGCCAGTTGACCGTCGAGCAGATCGTGAAGGAGCCCGAGATGGTCGCCGAGCGCATGCGCGCCACGTGTCTCGATGACCTCTCGAAGATGGGCCTCGAAGTCGTGTCGTTCACCATCCGCGAGGTCCGCGACAAGAACGAGTACATCACCAACATGGGCCGCCCCGACGTAGCCCGCATCAAGCGCGACGCCGAAATCGCCGCCGCCGAAGCCGAACGCGACACCGCTATCCGTCGCGCCAACGCTCTTCGCGAAGCTGCCATCGCCAAGGCCGCGTCCGATCAGGATCGCGTCATCGCCGAGACCGCGTCGTTAGCCAAGCAGGCCCAGGCCCAGCGCGACCTCGACATCCAGAAGGCCCAGTTCACCGAGCAGTCGCGTCGTCAAGAAGCCCAGGCCGACAAGGCCTACGAACTCCAGACGAACGTCATGCAGCAGCAGGTCGTCGCCGAGCAGCAAAAGATCCTCCAGGTCGAGAAGGAAGCCCAGATCAAGGTCCAGGAAGCTGAAATCGCACGCCACGAGAACGAGCTCATCTCCACCGTCCTCAAGGCCTCTGAGATCGAAGCCCGCCGCATCACCAATATCGCCACGGCCGAGAAATCCCGCGCCACCATCCAGGCCGAAGGTCTCGCCGCCGCCGCCCGCGTTCAGGGTGAGGCGCAGGCCGCGATCACACGCCTCCAGGGTCAGGCCGAAGCCGACGTCATCTTCCAGAAGGGCGAAGCCGAAGCCAAGGCCATGAACGTCAAGGCCGAAGCCTACCAGGAGTGGACACAGGCCGCCATCGTCGACAAGCTCATCACCAACATGGCCGAAGTCGTCCGCGCCATGGCCGAGCCTCTCTCGAAGGTCGACAAGATCACCATCATCTCAACCGGCGAAGAGAGCGGTGGAGGCATGGGAGCTAGCCGCGTCACCGGCGAGGTCACCAAGATCGCCGCACAGGTCCCAGCCCTTCTCGAGTCCCTCACCGGCATGAAGATGTCCGACCTCATGGGCCAGATCAAACCCATGGAGCCCCGCTCCGAAACCAGCAGCGAAATCAAGCCCAACTAA
- a CDS encoding helix-turn-helix domain-containing protein yields MKLSDKIRYLREVEGSIRGLDRAMTQQEVVQAIHTSEPGGRTISQSYLSQIESGARPHLTNTTRLLLARFFKVHPGYLVDDPEGYNAQLMSDLSSVEDKLDLWLVSGAERFRRDPCLGQALLTLARHDDSRRCLLLLESILDTPNLLDRLLNVLRPEALETNASAEPPCPPLSADLPALTAESTLTPKPRKPRKA; encoded by the coding sequence ATGAAGCTCTCCGACAAGATCCGTTACCTCCGCGAAGTCGAAGGAAGCATCCGCGGGCTCGACCGCGCGATGACTCAGCAGGAAGTCGTGCAGGCCATCCACACGTCGGAACCCGGCGGCCGCACGATCAGCCAGTCATACCTCTCGCAGATCGAGTCCGGCGCCCGCCCTCACCTCACCAACACCACCCGGCTTCTCCTCGCCCGCTTCTTCAAGGTCCACCCCGGCTACCTCGTCGACGACCCGGAAGGCTACAACGCGCAGCTTATGAGCGACCTCTCGTCCGTCGAAGACAAGCTCGACCTCTGGCTCGTCAGCGGAGCCGAGCGTTTCCGTCGCGATCCATGCCTCGGACAGGCCCTCCTGACCCTCGCCCGGCACGACGACTCGCGCCGCTGCCTCCTCCTCCTCGAGTCCATCCTCGACACTCCCAACCTTCTCGACCGCCTCCTAAACGTTCTCCGTCCGGAAGCCCTCGAGACCAACGCCAGTGCCGAACCACCCTGCCCACCACTCTCGGCTGATCTACCCGCCCTCACTGCCGAGTCCACCCTCACCCCTAAACCACGCAAACCCCGTAAGGCCTAA